A genome region from Primulina eburnea isolate SZY01 chromosome 9, ASM2296580v1, whole genome shotgun sequence includes the following:
- the LOC140841913 gene encoding fatty acid amide hydrolase, producing the protein MVKKKVMLPADEVDLATVKYQCEIIEAPHLTGFWLKLFVQVVETSIIGPLIISHLKKENKMVEMLKNTVIPEAPMFKPEFPPQEPETEVIPLEEDGKPEKRVELALKCLPDYDPTKSWTSDSSDPFRYWNIRDYAYAYRSKLTTPSIVAERFISAIDEFKNKKPPTPLLISYDPGNIRKQAAASTRRFEEGNPLSILDGIFIAIKDDIDCCPYPSNGGTTFFHEIRPVEEDAASVAKLRSCGVILVGKANMHELGLGTTGNNPNYGTARNPHAPERYTGGSSSGPAAIVAAGLCSAALGTDGGGSVRVPSSLCGVVGLKSTYGRTSMIGSICDSGTVEIIGPLTTTVEDAILVYSAILGSSAADRIALKPSIPQVPILSSHKSSNFLGSLKLGKYTEWFNDVFSTDITEKCEDVINRLTETHGCKTVEIVIPELHEMRNAHIVSIGSESVCGLNPDFEDGKRTKFTNDTRTNLALFRSFTASDYVAAQCLRRRIMLYVMDIFKKVDVIITPTTGMTAPVIPPAALESGETDLRVAGNLMRFVTLANLLGLPAISVPIGYDKQGLPIGLQLIGRPWCEASILRLAAAVEELCSTTKKKPLQYYDMLKGN; encoded by the exons ATGGTGAAGAAGAAGGTGATGCTGCCGGCGGATGAAGTTGACTTGGCTACGGTGAAATATCAGTGTGAGATTATTGAAG CGCCTCATTTGACTGGATTTTGGCTCAAGTTGTTTGTTCAAGTGGTTGAGACGTCCATAATTGGTCCATTGATTATATCTCATTTGAAGAAGGAGAATAAAATGGTTGAG ATGCTGAAGAATACTGTGATACCAGAGGCTCCAATGTTTAAACCTGAGTTTCCTCCTCAAG AGCCAGAAACTGAAGTTATTCCTCTGGAAGAAGATGGAAAACCTGAAAAGAGAGTTGAATTGGCCTTGAAGTGTCTTCCAGATTATGATCCgactaagagttggacgtctgATTCTTCCGATCCTTTCCGCTATTGGAATATTCGTGATTATGCATATGCATACAGATCCAAGCTCACAACCCCATCTATT GTTGCAGAGCGCTTCATCTCAGCGATAGATGAGTTCAAAAATAAGAAGCCTCCCACTCCATTGTTGATTTCCTATGACCCTGGAAATATCAGAAAACAAGCAGCAGCTTCTACCAGAAGGTTTGAGGAAG GGAATCCATTGTCAATCCTTGATGGTATATTTATAGCAATTAAGGATGATATCGATTGCTGCCCCTATCCTTCTAATG GTGGAACAACCTTCTTTCATGAGATTCGTCCGGTTGAAGAGGATGCAGCCTCTGTTGCAAAATTACGTAGCTGCGGtgtgattttggttggaaaGGCAAATATGCATGAACTGGGTCTAGGCACGACAGGAAACAATCCAAATTATGG GACTGCAAGAAATCCACATGCTCCTGAAAGATATACCGGTGGATCATCCTCAGGACCTGCAGCAATTGTAGCCGCTGGATTATGTTCAGCTGCATTAGGAACAGACGGAGGAG GTTCTGTTCGAGTTCCATCATCTTTATGTGGTGTAGTGGGACTGAAATCGACATATGGAAGGACCAGTATGATAGG ATCTATATGTGATTCGGGGACAGTGGAGATTATTGGACCTCTCACAACTACTGTTGAGGATGCGATACTTGT GTATTCGGCAATTTTGGGATCCTCAGCTGCAGATAGAATTGCTTTGAAACCT TCAATCCCCCAGGTACCTATCTTATCTTCACACAAAAGTTCAAACTTTCTGGGATCACTAAAGTTGGGAAAGTACACCGAG TGGTTTAATGATGTTTTCTCGACTGATATTACCGAGAAGTGTGAGGACGTTATTAATCGATTAACTGAGACACATGGGTGCAAG ACAGTGGAGATTGTAATTCCAGAGCTTCATGAGATGCGCAATGCCCATATTGTTTCAATTGGGTCAGAATCAGTGTGTGGGTTGAATCCTGATTTTGAAGATGG TAAACGAACGAAGTTTACAAATGACACACGGACAAACCTAGCACTTTTTCGGTCCTTCACAGCATCGGACTATGTTGCAGCTCAATGTCTCAG GAGAAGGATAATGCTCTACGTTATGGATATATTTAAAAAGGTGGATGTCATTATCACTCCAACGACGGG GATGACAGCACCTGTAATACCTCCAGCTGCACTTGAATCTGGAGAGACAGATTTGCGAGTTGCAG GAAATCTAATGCGGTTTGTCACATTAGCAAATCTTCTTGGGCTTCCAGCAATATCTGTGCCT ATTGGGTACGATAAGCAAGGTCTTCCCATCGGCCTACAACTCATTGGCCGTCCATGGTGTGAGGCTTCTATTCTGCGTTTAGCTGCTGCAGTTGAG GAACTTTGTTCTACAACCAAGAAGAAACCATTGCAGTATTATGATATGTTGAAAGGGAATTGA
- the LOC140841916 gene encoding LOW QUALITY PROTEIN: uncharacterized protein (The sequence of the model RefSeq protein was modified relative to this genomic sequence to represent the inferred CDS: inserted 1 base in 1 codon), whose translation MAVHRVHCEGEDLDTEPLTTTNIRGIHFHGSRYPGAVRPKAYIFDGDGNYYNKEWDLVEGRGKEFCWYHVELPKGRNQKLSQSAQYLIDLLCPPLKLQDILSLVSNGPFCGHVDGALVFRVNSPGPASSRFTFRIAARVTENSVITISLGRVPRLGFSPANKSLLSEIPIVEXFNDGGSEAKDSGRMVIKEHVLDFLLTMNHSEGADNPVPKYISNLVVHIIDTHVDHLQDVVIKLELELDSVELEMDRGGSALKKQMSDDRRFPKMHLDLQRLLQVIAHGEQVFPRVKEKCSSKDWFTSEDINALEELIARIRRLKENVGFIANRVTAIQNGLDSWQSEQINRKLYYLSFLSIIFLPLSTITGVFGMNVGGVPWTGQRDPRLKDGFLNVMFICIATAGIVLLCFLFPSLYSHVMAWRRRRQDLRRSRSVNHKSFVRRTITNEERNDRGGGYLRLKL comes from the exons ATGGCAGTTCATCGGGTACACTGTGAGGGCGAGGATCTGGATACAGAACCGTTGACTACCACCAACATTCGAGGTATTCATTTTCATGGCTCGCGTTATCCTGGTGCAGTGAGGCCGAAGGCCTATATATTTGATGGAGATGGCAATTATTATAACAAGGAATGGGATCTTGTGGAGGGCAGAGGCAAAGAGTTCTGTTGGTATCATGTGGAACTTCCGAAAGGGAGGAATCAAAAACTATCACAATCTGCGCAATATCTCATTGACTTGCTCTGTCCGCCCCTCAAACTTCAAGATATCCTATCACTTGTTAGCAACGGACCCTTCTGTGGACATGTAGATGGTGCTCTAGTATTCAGAGTTAATTCACCTGGCCCTGCTTCTAGTAGATTTACATTCAGAATTGCTGCAAGAGTCACGGAGAATTCAGTTATTACGATTTCATTAGGCCGTGTCCCAAGATTGGGTTTCTCCCCAGCTAACAAATCACTGCTATCAGAGATTCCAATCGTGG GGTTCAATGATGGTGGTAGTGAAGCCAAGGATAGTGGTAGAATGGTGATTAAGGAGCATGTCCTTGATTTTCTATTGACGATGAATCATTCGGAGGGGGCTGATAATCCTGTGCCGAAATATATTTCCAATCTCGTCGTTCACATAATTGACACACACGTAGATCACCTTCAGGATGTTGTGATCAAGCTTGAGCTTGAGTTGGATTCGGTGGAGCTAGAGATGGACAGAG GTGGCTCTGCTTTGAAGAAACAGATGTCAGATGACAGAAGATTCCCCAAAATGCACCTTGATTTGCAACGTCTCTTGCAG GTGATTGCACATGGTGAGCAAGTATTCCCTCGTGTTAAAGAAAAGTGTTCATCAAAAGACTGGTTCACCAGTGAAGATATCAATGCTTTGGAAGAATTGATTGCACGGATACGCAGACTAAAGGAGAACGTCGGGTTTATAGCCAACCGTGTCACGGCAATTCAAAACGGCTTAGACAGTTGGCAATCCGAGCAAATAAATAGAAAACTATATTATCTCTCGTTCCTCTCCATCATTTTTCTGCCATTATCAACCATCACCGGAG TTTTCGGGATGAATGTGGGAGGTGTTCCTTGGACTGGGCAGAGAGATCCACGCCTAAAGGATGGCTTCCTCAACGTAATGTTTATATGTATTGCGACGGCTGGAATTGTTCTCCTAtgcttcctattcccgagtctTTACAGTCATGTAATGGCGTGGCGAAGAAGAAGGCAAGATTTGAGAAGAAGTCGGTCTGTCAACCATAAATCCTTCGTTAGGAGAACCATCACAAATGAAGAAAGAAACGATAGAGGTGGAGGCTACCTTCGGCTTAAGCTGTAA
- the LOC140841914 gene encoding L-galactose dehydrogenase, whose translation MAASAATPLELRPLGSTGLKLSSVGFGASPLGNVFGPVSESDAIAIVRRAFNLGINFFDTSPYYGGTLSEKMLGKALKALGVARNEYIVSTKCGRYAEGFDFSAERVTKSIDESLARLQLDYVDILQCHDIEFGSLDQIVSETIPALGKLKEAGKIRFIGITGLPLGIFTYVLDRVSPGTVDVVLSYCHYGINDFSLEDLLPYLKSKGVGVISASPLAMGLLTENGPPEWHPACPELKVACQAAAAHCKKKGNNISKLAMQFSLSNQDISTILVGMNSIKQVDENVAAAAELARVGIDKETLLEIEEILKPVKNQTWPSGIHQS comes from the exons ATGGCGGCTTCAGCGGCTACTCCGCTTGAACTCCGCCCGCTGGGAAGTACCGGCCTCAAACTCAGTTCTGTGGGCTTCGGGGCTTCTCCTTTGGGCAATGTATTCGGGCCTGTTTCCGAATCCGACGCCATTGCCATCGTCCGTCGAGCCTTTAACCTCGGAATCAACTTCTTCGACACCTCCCC GTACTATGGAGGAACATTATCTGAGAAGATGTTAGGGAAAGCTTTAAAAGCTTTGGGAGTAGCAAGAAACGAATACATTGTATCGACAAAGTGTGGAAGGTATGCAGAAGGCTTTGATTTCAGTGCTGAAAGAGTGACTAAGAGTATTGATGAGAGCTTGGCAAGGTTGCAGCTTGATTATGTGGATATTCTGCAATGCCATGACATAGAATTTGGCTCACTCGACCAG ATCGTGAGTGAGACAATTCCTGCACTCGGTAAATTAAAAGAAGCAGGAAAGATCCGATTCATCGGTATAACAGGGCTTCCACTGGGAATTTTCACTTATGTTCTGGATAGGGTGTCACCAGGAACTGTGGATGTAGTCCTATCTTATTGTCACTATGGTATCAATGATTTTTCTTTAGAAGATCTACTGCCTTACTTGAAGAGCAAGGGCGTTGGTGTAATAAGTGCTTCTCCACTAGCGATGGGTCTTCTGACCGAAAATGGCCCTCCAGAATGGCATCCTGCCTGCCCCGAGCTCAAG GTTGCTTGTCAAGCTGCTGCTGCTCACTGCAAAAAGAAGGGAAATAATATATCGAAGTTAGCCATGCAATTCAGCTTATCGAATCAAGATATTTCGACTATATTGGTTGGGATGAACTCCATCAAACAG GTTGATGAAAATGTAGCAGCAGCTGCAGAACTTGCTAGAGTTGGGATAGACAAAGAAACTCTATTGGAGATCGAAGAGATTCTGAAACCTGTGAAGAATCAGACATGGCCAAGCGGTATTCACCAAAGTTGA
- the LOC140841915 gene encoding heat shock 70 kDa protein, mitochondrial-like encodes MATAVLLRSLRRREFSSAPVSAFRTLTGNTNPSWAVNNKWAGLVRPFSTKPAGSDVIGIDLGTTNSCVSVMEGKNPKVIENSEGARTTPSVVAFNQKGELLVGTPAKRQAVTNPTNTVFGTKRLIGRRFDDPQTQKEMKMVPYKIIRAPNGDAWVEANGQQYSPSQIGAFVLTKMKETAESYLGKSVNKAVITVPAYFNDAQRQATKDAGRIAGLDVQRIINEPTAAALSYGLNNKEGLVAVFDLGGGTFDVSILEISNGVFEVKATNGDTFLGGEDFDNTLLEFLVSEFKRTDGIDLSKDKLALQRLREAAEKAKIELSSTSQTEINLPFITADASGAKHLNITLTRSKFEALVNHLIERTRSPCKSCVKDANISIKDVDEVLLVGGMTRVPKVQEVVSEIFGKSPSKGVNPDEAVAMGAAIQGGILRGDVKELLLLDVTPLSLGIETLGGIFTRLISRNTTIPTKKSQVFSTAADNQTQVGIKVLQGEREMATDNKLLGEFDLVGIPPAPRGMPQIEVAFDIDANGIVTVSAKDKTTGKEQQITIRSSGGLSEDEIDKMVKEAEMHSQKDQERKALIDLRNNADTTIYSIEKSLNEYKDKIPKEVVSEIETSVSDLRNAMATENIDDIKAKLDAANKAVSKIGQHMSGSSGGGDSSTGGSQGSDQAPEADYEEAKK; translated from the exons ATGGCCACCGCCGTCCTCCTCAGATCTCTTCGTCGCCGAGAATTTTCTTCAGCTCCGGTTTCTGCTTTCAGAACA TTGACTGGAAACACCAACCCGTCATGGGCTGTGAATAACAAGTGGGCAGGCCTTGTTAGGCCATTCAG CACAAAGCCGGCTGGTAGTGATGTTATTGGCATTGATTTGGGAACCACAAATTCTTGTGTATCAGTCATGGAGGGCAAG aaTCCAAAGGTCATTGAAAATTCTGAGGGTGCTCGCACCACTCCATCTGTGGTAGCTTTTAATCAAAAAGGAGAACTTTTGGTCGGTACACCAGCAAAGCGACAGGCAGTAACTAATCCAACCAACACTGTGTTTGGAACAAAGCGTTTAATTGGCAGGCGCTTTGATGATCCCCAGACTCAAAAGGAAATGAAGATGGTTCCATATAAAATAATTAGAGCGCCCAATGGAGATGCCTGGGTTGAAGCCAATGGCCAACAGTATTCACCAAGTCAAATTGGAGCATTTGTATTGACTAAGATGAAGGAAACTGCAGAATCTTATCTAGGGAAGTCTGTAAATAAGGCTGTGATCACAGTTCCAGCTTATTTTAATGACGCTCAAAGGCAGGCCACTAAGGATGCTGGCAGGATTGCAGGCCTTGACGTGCAGAGGATAATTAATGAACCTACTGCAGCCGCGCTTTCCTATGGCCTGAATAACAAAGAAGGTCTCGTTGCTGTTTTTGATCTTGGTGGTGGAACTTTCGATGTTTCTATTTTGGAGATATCAAATGGCGTCTTTGAG GTGAAAGCAACTAATGGTGACACATTTTTGGGAGGAGAGGACTTTGATAATACTTTGTTGGAGTTTTTGGTGAGTGAATTTAAGAGAACTGACGGAATTGATCTGTCAAAGGACAAGCTAGCTCTGCAGAGACTTCGAGAGGCTGCGGAAAAAGCAAAAATAGAGCTTTCCTCAACATCTCAAACTGAAATCAACTTGCCATTTATCACAGCTGATGCTTCTGGTGCTAAGCATCTGAACATTACACTTACTAGATCTAAGTTTGAGGCTCTGGTCAACCATTTGATCGAGAGGACCAGGTCCCCCTGCAAGAGTTGTGTGAAGGATGCTAATATATCAATCAAGGATGTTGATGAGGTTCTTCTTGTTGGAGGGATGACACGTGTCCCAAAGGTTCAGGAAGTGGTTTCCGAAATCTTTGGCAAGTCCCCAAGCAAAGGAGTGAATCCAGATGAGGCCGTTGCCATGGGAGCTGCTATTCAGGGTGGTATTCTCCGTGGTGATGTCAAGGAGTTGCTTCTCCTGGATGTCACTCCCCTTTCGCTTGGTATTGAAACACTTGGAGGCATCTTTACCAGATTGATCAGCAGGAATACCACTATTCCTACGAAGAAAAGCCAG GTATTCTCTACTGCCGCTGACAATCAAACCCAAGTGGGTATCAAAGTTTTGCAAGGTGAGCGTGAGATGGCTACAGACAATAAGCTTCTCGGTGAATTTGATCTGGTGGGTATCCCTCCTGCTCCCAGGGGTATGCCTCAAATTGAAGTTGCATTTGATATAGATGCCAATGGAATTGTTACTGTTTCTGCAAAGGACAAGACTACCGGCAAAGAGCAGCAGATTACCATTAGATCTTCAGGTGGTCTGTCAGAAGACGAGATTGACAAAATGGTTAAGGAGGCTGAGATGCATTCCCAGAAAGATCAGGAAAGGAAAGCTTTGATTGACCTCAGAAACAATGCTGACACCACCATTTATAGCATCGAGAAGAGCTTGAACGAGTACAAGGACAAGATTCCAAAAGAAGTTGTTTCAGAAATCGAGACCtctgtttcagatttgagaaaTGCAATGGCCACAGAAAACATAGATGACATCAAGGCTAAGCTTGATGCAGCAAACAAGGCTGTTTCCAAGATTGGGCAGCACATGTCTGGCAGTTCCGGTGGTGGTGACTCCTCCACGGGAGGTTCTCAGGGCAGCGATCAAGCACCCGAGGCAGATTATGAGGAGGCTAAGAAGTAA